The following proteins come from a genomic window of Cervus canadensis isolate Bull #8, Minnesota chromosome 3, ASM1932006v1, whole genome shotgun sequence:
- the LOC122437985 gene encoding olfactory receptor 2A14-like, producing the protein MGSNQTWVTEITLLGFQVNSALEFFLFGLFSLFYTLTLLGNGVILGLICLDSRLHTPMYFFLSHLAIIDISYASNNVPKMLANLVSQKRTISFVPCIMQTFLYLAFAATECLILVVMSYDRYVAICHPLHYTFIMSWKVCSVLASASWAFSFLWDLVHLVLILRLPFCGPHEINHFFCEILSVLKLACADTWLNQIIIVSSCVCILVGPLGLVLLSYARILAAILRIQSGEGRRKAFSTCSSHLCMVGLFFGSAIILYMAPESSHSQDQRKILSLFYSLFNPMLNPLIYSLRNTEVKGALRKILGKKRSV; encoded by the coding sequence ATGGGAAGCAACCAGACATGGGTCACAGAGATCACCCTCCTGGGATTTCAGGTCAATTCAGCACTGGAGTTTTTCCTCTttggtcttttctctctcttctacaCCCTCACCCTTCTGGGGAATGGAGTCATTCTGGGGCTTATCTGCTTAGACTCAAGACTTCatacccccatgtacttcttcctctcacACTTGGCCATCATTGACATATCCTATGCTTCCAACAATGTCCCCAAGATGCTGGCAAATCTTGTGAGTCAGAAAAGAACCATCTCCTTTGTTCCTTGCATCATGCAGACATTTTTATACCTGGCTTTTGCTGCCACAGAGTGCCTGATTTTGGTGGTGATGTCCTATGACAGGtacgtggccatctgccaccccctgcaTTACACTTTCATCATGAGCTGGAAAGTGTGCTCTGTCCTGGCCAGCGCTTCCTGGGCATTTAGCTTTCTCTGGGATCTTGTCCACCTAGTTCTCATCCTGAGGCTGCCATTCTGTGGGCCTCATGAAATCAACCACTTCTTCTGTGAAATCCTATCTGTCCTCAAGCTGGCTTGTGCCGATACTTGGCTGAACCAAATTATCATCGTTTCATCCTGTGTTTGCATTTTAGTCGGGCCCCTCGGCCTGGTGCTGCTCTCCTACGCGCGCATCCTGGCCGCCATCCTGAGGATCCAGTCAGGTGAGGGCCGCAGaaaggccttctccacctgctcctcccacctctgcATGGTCGGGCTCTTCTTTGGCAGTGCCATCATCTTGTACATGGCCCCCGAATCCAGCCATTCTCAGGACCAAAGGAAGATTCTGTCATTGTTTTACAGCCTTTTCAACCCTATGCTGAATCCCTTAATCTATAGTTTGAGAAACACAGAGGTGAAGGGTGCCCTGAGAAAAATTCTAGGGAAGAAGAGGTCAGTGTGA
- the LOC122437986 gene encoding LOW QUALITY PROTEIN: olfactory receptor 2A14-like (The sequence of the model RefSeq protein was modified relative to this genomic sequence to represent the inferred CDS: inserted 1 base in 1 codon), with product MGGNQTWITEVTLLGFQVDXRLEFFLFGLFSLFYTLTLLGNAVILGLICLDSRLHTPMYFFLSHWDIIDISYASNSVPKMLANLVSQKRTISFVPCIMQTFLYLAFAHTECLILVVMSYDRYVAICHALHYTFIMSWRVCSVSAITSWVLSFLLTLVHLVLFLRLPFCGPHEINQFFCEILSVLKLACADTRLNQAVILAASVLVLVGPLCLVLLSYARILAAILRIQSGEGRRKAFSTCSFHLCVVGLFFGSAIVMYMAPKSRHPEEQRKILSLFYSLFNPMLNPLIYSLRNKKVKGALRRVLWKDRLM from the exons ATGGGTGGCAACCAGACATGGATCACAGAAGTCACCCTCCTGGGATTTCAGGTAG TCAGACTGGAGTTTTTCCTCTttggtcttttctctctcttctacaCCCTTACCCTTCTGGGGAATGCAGTCATCCTGGGGCTTATCTGCTTAGACTCAAGActtcacacccccatgtacttcttcctctcacACTGGGACATCATCGACATATCCTATGCCTCCAACAGTGTCCCCAAGATGCTGGCAAATCTTGTGAGTCAGAAAAGAACCATCTCCTTTGTTCCCTGCATTATGCAGACATTTCTATATCTAGCTTTTGCCCACACAGAGTGCCTTATTTTGGTGGTGATGTCCTATGACAggtatgtggccatctgccacgCCCTGCATTACACTTTCATCATGAGCTGGAGAGTGTGCTCTGTCTCGGCCATCACATCCTGGGTCTTAAGCTTCCTCTTGACTCTGGTCCACTTAGTTCTCTTTCTGAGACTGCCCTTCTGTGGGCCTCACGAAATCAACCAGTTCTTCTGTGAAATCCTTTCTGTCCTCAAGCTGGCCTGTGCTGACACCAGGCTGAACCAAGCTGTCATCCTTGCTGCTTCCGTGTTGGTCTTGGTCGGGCCGCTCTGCCTGGTGCTGCTCTCCTACGCGCGCATCCTGGCTGCCATCCTGAGGATCCAGTCAGGTGAGGGCCGCAGaaaggccttctccacctgctccttCCACCTCTGCGTGGTCGGGCTCTTCTTTGGCAGTGCCATCGTCATGTACATGGCCCCCAAGTCCCGCCACCCTGAGGAGCAGCGGAAGATCCTTTCCCTGTTTTACAGTCTTTTCAACCCCATGCTGAACCCGCtgatctacagcctgaggaacaaaAAGGTCAAGGGTGCCCTGAGGAGAGTGCTGTGGAAGGACAGGCTAATGTGA